The Muntiacus reevesi chromosome 15, mMunRee1.1, whole genome shotgun sequence region AAGCTAGATTGGACTCATGGAAACAAATAAAAGTCCTTTATATTAAAAAGATACTGTGAAGAAAGTTCAAAGCCAGTGCAGagactgggaggaaatatttgcaaaaaagcCTGCAGTGTAGCAGATAAGAGTCGAAATCTTGCTCTATAAGAGCATCTACAATTCATAAAAAACGTCAACCCAGTGGAATAAAAGGTAAAAGATAATGACCTGGCaatttagaaatgaataaaaacgaATTATATCCATAAGAAAAGATGTTCAGGTTTACAGATTACCAGGGAAATAGCCATTAAATCGAGATGCTATTCTGTAGCCTGTGAGACCATCAGAAATTGaatagtaggacttccctggtggcccagtggttacaactttgccttccaatgagtggggtgcaggtttgatccctggtctgggaactgagataTTCCACATGCATTAAGGGCAAAAGGCCAAAATATACAATAGAAGCAATAtcgtaacacattcaataaagatgtcaaaaaaaaaaaaaacccttaaaaaatTGAATCATGTTTAGAATTTTCTGCCTTTTTGAGCATTGACTTCCTTTAAAACTGATTCCAGAATTCTTCTAGTAAGTAATATgtgttatttatgtgtttatttttggcggtgctgggtcttcattgctgtgcaggctttttctctagttgctgcgagtGGGGGCTCCTGTctggttgtggtgcgtgggcttctcactgcaggggcttctgttgatgcagagctcaggctctcgAGCTCAagagcttcagcagttgcagccctCGGGGCTCTGGAgttgtggcatcttcctggatccgggattgaacttgtgtctgcCACATTGGCAGAGGATTTCTTCACAgccgagccaccagggtagcccctcccctttgattttcttttctcatcattACAGGAAATTGAGTACAAATTGCACATTTTCCCTCATTGTTTCAGATTTTGAGATCCAGAGTGAAAATGGGGAGAGCTCTAACCAGGACATATTCGAGGACGTCGAGTCCCACGAGATGTTCTCAGACGTGCCGGATGGGGAAGGTATCCCGCAGTCCGACTGGGAAAGTGACGTGGAGAGAGACTGCAACCCCCAGGGGCCCCGGAGAAACACCCCCAGGAAGGACCGCGGGGTGGTGCCCGCCCCGGGCAGGGAAGCTGGCCAGCTCATCGGCCTCCAGGGCACCTACCTGGGCGAGAAGCCTTACGAGTGTCCCCAGTGCGGGAAAACCTTCAGCCGGAAGTCCCACCTCATCACCCACGAGCGGACCCACACGGGCGAGAAGTCCTACAAATGCGATGAGTGCGGCAAGAGCTTCAGTGACGGCTCCAACTTCAGCAGGCACCAGACCACGCACACCGGGGAGAAGCCCTACAAGTGCCGGGACTGCGGCAAAAGCTTCAGCCGGAGCGCCAACCTCATCACCCACCAGCGGATTcacacgggcgagaagccctTCCGCTGCGCCGAGTGCGGCAAGAGCTTCAGCCGGAGCCCCAACCTCATCGCGCACCAGCGGACccacacgggcgagaagccctACTCATGCCCCGAGTGCGGCAAGAGCTTCGGCAACCGGTCCAGCCTGAACACGCACCAGGGCATccacacgggcgagaagccctATGAGTGCAAGGAGTGCGGCGAGAGCTTCAGCTACAACTCCAACCTCATCAGGCACCAGCGGATccacacgggcgagaagccctACAAGTGTCCCGACTGCGGCCAGAGGTTCAGCCAGAGCTCGGCCCTCATCACCCACCGGAGGACccacacgggcgagaagccctACCAGTGCGGCGAGTGCGGCAAGAGCTTCAGCCGCAGCTCCAACCTGGCCACGCACCGCCGGACCCACCTGGTGGAGAAGCCCTACAAGTGTGGGGAGTGCGGCAAAAGCTTCAGCCAGAGCTCCAGCCTCATCGCCCACCAGGGCACGcacacgggcgagaagccctACGAGTGCCGGACGTGCGGGGAGAGCTTCAGCTGGAGCTCCAACCTCCTGAAGCACCAGCGGATccacacgggcgagaagccctACAAGTGCGGGGAGTGCGGGAAGGGCTTCAGCCAGCGCTCCCAGCTGGTGGTGCACCAGCGGACCCACACGGGCGAGAAACCCTACAAGTGCCTCATGTGCGGCAAGAGCTTCAGCCGGGGCTCCATCCTGGTCATGCACCAGAGGGCCCACCGCGGGGACAAGCCGTACCGCTGCCCCGAGTGCGGCAAGGGCTTCAGCTGGAACTCGGTGCTTATCATCCACCAGCGGATCCACACCGGCGAGAAGCCCTACAAGTGCCCCGACTGCGGCAAGGGCTTCAGCAACAGTTCCAACTTCATCACCCATCAGCGAACTCACCTGAAGGAGAAGCTCTACTGaaagggcagagagggagggagcgtGAGGGCCGGGGGGCCGGAGAGGGACCAGCCACCCTGCCCCCACGCAGGGATGTGTCTTTAGAGGAGCCGTTCCTCCTGAAGGCATGTTGCCAGGATCTTAACCCCTGCTCACCCTCACTCCTGGGATCCTGTCACATTGGCAGTCAGTCAGACCCTGAGAACCGAGCTTAGGAATGGAAGCTCAGAACGCTTGGTCCTTTTCCTGTGACACTTCTCAACTCGGTTGGCTCCGTCTCTCCTgatcctctgtgcctcagtttcccctttgaTAGAACAGGAGGGATAGTTCTCTGTGTGCAATGGAAGCCATCGTGGCCCTCATTTCAGAGAGAGGCCCCAGACCTGGTCCTTCTGCTGCCACTGTTGGGCTAAGGTCCTTTCACCCAAGCTGCGAGcatcccaggccccctgccttggcagaACTGGCTCTTCCTGCCTCTGGGTCCTGGGTTTGGATTTCTGGTCAAGGCAGAGGGGCTTCTCCTGTTCTGAGTCATCCGCATGAAGGTGAAgtcctttcctagttctagaaaGTATCAGGAACACAGAAACACGGGGGTGTCTGGCCCGGAACCTTTCCATTGATAGGAGGTTGCCCAGGGCCTACCAGGGAAGATGTAAACGGAGAAGTGATGTGTTTACTCTTGTCTCTGCTCACTGTCCTGGGGTAAGTCGGCTGTGGGAGTTGGGGACGCACTTACTCTTGCAGGGTTTCGGGTTTTGAGTGTGAGGTGTCATCAAAGCCCCCAGCTGCCTCCCCCTGGTGGATGGTATTTCTCTCATTCAGGGTGATCGTCCTGCACTGTGCATGCAGGGTGGCCTTGCGTCTTTACCCGCCAGATCCGTGGCCCCGTAATTGTCACCCCGTGCACGCATCGTTTCTGTCTTACGTACACAGATCTAGAATTCCGTCTGGTAGCGTTTGTGTACAAAGAGCATTCTTTTTAAGGTGGTGTTGATTTTGAGGCCACATTGTCTGTCACCTGGAGAGATCTGGGCTTGAATCAAGATACAGTGTCTCCCTTAATCTTGAGATGCTCCCAGGGTTTTGTTCTCGGCCGTGAAACAGTGAAGACAGGATGATAGCAGGTGAAGGGGTTTTTTAGGAGGGAAGAGGATGGTAAAAACAGGCTTTTCTCTCCTATGCGTGGGGTCTGCACTCAGAACGCACCTTGGTTTTTACAGGGTGGCTGCTCCAAATTGCCTAATAAAGTCGAGTCCCATTCTTTTCCCAAGTCTGTCTTTTTACATGTGTTAAAAACCCAAGCTTGACTGTTAGCAAACCCACGTCTCACTTCCCCACTCCATCCACCTGCTCACCTCCTGCCTCAGGCCAGAAGTGGTCCAAGACCTTTAGAGGGAAAAAGGTCACTTGCTTCAAAGGGCACAGCTTTAAGGCAAACCTGGTCCCATGTGTTCGACCAGCACACACCCCTCTCCACTTGCCCTTTGCCAGCACTGCATCCAGCCTGTCAGCCGACGCCTGGAGCCCCAGCTTTGGCTGCTGTGCCAGATGGTCTCCCCAGGAGGTGTCCTCTCCATCCAGAATCGGCTCAGTTAGACACAGGAAGCTTTAGGCAGCAGCAGCTGTTACACCAAACCACTAGGCTGTGAGATCCCCATCGCTGACTCCATTCCTTCACTTACTGAGAAAGCGTGTACTGAGGGCGTGTGTACCATCGCTGTGCTGGGGAAAGGCTGTGAACAAGAAGTTCTGTCACGCATCGTCATGCCGCTTTACTGGAGCAAAGATTCCCATCTGTCTGGGAAAAGACAAGATCTGCCCTGCCTGTAAGGGAGGGGGGCCAAGAGGGTTTCCTCGGTGACACCCTGGAATTTGGGTTGTAGAAGGTGGTGGCTCTCTTTAAGTCTCACCTTGAGAAAACAATGGATACtaagttttttaaacttttctaaataaatttccttctttattcctCCCTACCTGGTAGAGACACAAAATATCCTGGGAATAAAAAGCAAATGAGATTAGCTAGAATTGCAGAATCAAACAGGCAGCAACCAGGTTGGGAAAATGACAGATGGTTTTCTAGAAAGGTTGAGAGCCCCTGGCTTCCTGTCCTGCTTGCAGCTAGAGGGGGTCTGCAGAGGCGCAGAGGGGTCTGTGTGGCAGGAAGTTTGGATGGAAGGACACAGCTTGTTCCCCTGAAAAATATCAAGAAGCCCCCACCCCCTGGGCAGATCTACCTCTGCCAGCCGTGTTTCTTTAACAGACTGTCCCTTCTTCAAGGTACATATATTAAGAGACCAGGTTTTTTGTTACCAGTTTGTTTCTAAGTTCACGAGAACAGCCTTGGGACAATTAAAAACCTACAATAACTGGTTTATTTGCTTTGCCCTCAGCGTGGCCCCACAATGACCACCCTATACTGCCTGGCCCTGCCAGCCCCCAGGCCTCTGCTCACCTCTGAGAACCTCAAACCTGCCTCTGCCTGGTGTGGCCTCCCTCAGCGTCCCGCCCCCAAACCAGCAAACTGCTCTGAACCTTGCCCCTTCCTCACCTCAGGGCTCAGCCTGGAGATGCACTTTTGGTTTAACAGTGCTTTCTAGTCCACCTGCCGCTTGCCTCCACCCCCCTGCAGAGCTCAGGACCTTGCTCTTCTGCGGTTTTCTCCCTCGATTTCTAGTCTGTCCCTCTCTACTGACTTCTTCCTGCAACTTACCTTTAGTGTTCCTAGAGCCTCAGACTTGCAAGTTCAGAACTCACGCCCCCACCTGCCTCCTTTGATGTCCTGTGACCAGTGTGCTGGTGACTACAGGTGAATTTCCTTTTTGTGAGTAGCACCGCCATCCACTAGGTCTCACCCAACCCAGATACCTGGGAGTCACCCAAGACTTCCTCCTTCCAATCCCTTAGAGCCATTTGGGAACCAGGCCCTACAAAATTCTTAGCCATTTGGGAATACAAGCGCCCATGGAGTGATGAGAGCTGGACTGACCTGGCTCTGGGCACACTTGTGCCACTAACCACACACCCTCACTCTTATTATTAGAGATTTTACAATTTGAGGCAGGTCATCATGAGACCTCTTGTTTTCCATGGACTTCTACTTGCCTGTGAGTTGCACTTCTGGCTTGCAGTAACCCATGATAGCTGAGAGTTGCACAGTCTATGGCAAGGTTACTCTGCACAGGCAGCATGCTAATCAGCTCTACATGCAGGTCTGAATCCTGACAACCAACCTGTGAGGTAGTAagttatccccactttacagatgaggacctgaagacccagaggagaggtTCAGTTTGTAACTtgcccagctgctgctgctgctaagtcgcttaagttgtgtccgactctgtgcgaccccatagacggcagcccaccaggctctcccatccttgggattctccaggcaagaacactggagtgggtaaccatttccttctctaatgcatgaaagtgaaaagtgaagttgctcagtcctgactcttgtcgactccatagactgcagcctaccaggctcctccgtccatggggttttccaggcaagagtactggagtggggtgccattgccttctccgaacttGTCCAGCACCTGTCGCTTAACCACTGTACTCCTGATGTCAATTAACcccactgcattaaaaaaaaaacattttttttccatgccacatggcaggtgggatcttagttccccaaccaaggattgaaccagagCCCCCGCCTTgtaagcacagtcttaaccacaggaccaccagagaagtccccccacTGCATTATTAAAGCCAAAAGAAATCCCacagaaacaaatggaaagaacAAGGAAACATTAAAATCGGCATATTGGCTACTTGTTCCAGTCCTCTCCCCTAGTGTCAGGTTGATCCACTGTTGTAACTGACCCTTTCTTGCCCATCACTGGGGGTCACTCTCCTCAACTCTTTATCCCTAATGGGAGGTCTGTCTCATAACCAGAGAGTTGGGTGGGGGCCCCATGTGCTGGGCTTGCCCCCTCCCAGTCTCTCAAAGACAGACCTGGAGTTTTTTTCAAATGTAGGGCCATTATAACCTCCCTGTTGCCTGACCTTgtgaagctatttcaaatctctgGATAGATATTAAAGTCTTTGCTTTCTCTCGCCCTCTTGATAACATAGCACATGGCCATAGAGGAAGTGGAAGTAGAATTGCATGGGTGATGCTCACATTTTGAGATAGAAGATTTCAGAGCCTAGTGGGGAGCAGGGAGCCACAGCCTTTGGGCATCTAAGCCTGCAAACCCTAACTAGAGGCCTACACATGCAACTAGAGTGCCGCACAATACCGAGTGCCACCACGAAGACccagattaaaatttaaattaatttttaaggttattttaaaaaaaaaaagaacaggtaaAAGCAGAGATGCTCTAATGACTGGATGTTGGGAACCAAAGCTCTCTCCTGGGCTGGGTCTTTGCCCCTCTTTCCTGGTCCCTGAGGCAGTTCTGTGGAACTTCTAGGCTAGGCTGGTTGGAAAGCTAGGTGTGTGTGCACCCTGAAAGAGGTGGGCTGAGTTTTCCACGTTAGGCCTCTTGGAACTCTTGTTCTTAAGATCCAAGAGGCTAGAAGAAATCTCCATGACCCAGACTTGCAGCTGGATTTAGGGCTCTACAGATAGAGCCCCTCTTGTCCTATACCCCACCACAGGCTGTCCCTCCTGGGGGGAATCATATCTTCACCCACCTTCCATTGAATTTAAGACCCTTTATGTGTTAAACAGGGAGTGAGACCTACTACACAAAATTTGTTGTCAGAACCAAATCAGATAACATATgctgagagggacttccctggtggctcagtggttaagactctatgcttccaatgcagagagcaccggttcgatccctgatcaggaaactaagatcccacatgccatgcagagcGGCCAGAAATAACAAAGGTATAAAGTATAgttttcccaccctcttccctgaGGGTGCACTTTCTTTCCTCCTGGACTCTCCCAGCTGCTCTCTAGTACTTCCTTCCAGTCATTTACTTTGAAAGCTACTCCATTTAGCACTTAATCTTATTACTTTGAAGTTCCTTGAGTTGTTCACCATTCCACTTTAGAAAGTGCACCCTCTGCCAGTTTGCACTCAAGAGGAGGAAGTGTTTTTCTTGGCCCAAAGTATATTCTCTACAATGGTCTGTTAAATGAATAAGCGTCAATGATAGTCATCTTGAATCACCCAGGACTGTGCACTGGGGAAATGAGGGCCATGGGGCGAGAGGAGCAAAGGGGAGGATAGTAGTGAAGCATTACTACAGTGGGCAGCCAGAAAAGCTCTTTGTTTAAATGGCAAAACATCTGAATTGGGGTCTCAGCGCCACCCTGAGAACTGGGTCCAAGCTGCCAGGGTTTATTCACCTGTATAATAGGATTAAATAGGGATTAACAGGGATAAACACCCGCTTTCAGCTGCAAGGGAAATGCTTTGCCAAGGTCCCTCTGTTCCAGGAaatccccccccgcccccaggcggAGTAAGGCGAGAAGCcgccacctccccaaattcccacGCGGGTGGGAGAAGCGAGGCAGGACTGCAACCTCTCAACTTGCGTGGACTACAGACAGCTGTGGCTCAGCAACCCCGAATCTCCGTGTAGGAAAGTCCCACCCGTCATCGATGATTCGCATCGATAACCGGCGCCCAAGCCACTCCGAAAGATCATTGCTTAATGCTGCTGTCAGTCGGCAGACGCTGGCGGAGGCCTATGGGAAATGTAGTTCAGCCAGCCCGAGTCCTTCGGAAGTTTGCATTTCCGGTTCCGGCGTTTAGTCGCTGTCCGAAAGTGGTAACTTGAGATCTTGCTCGGGGTGGGAATGTCGTGTAGGGACTGTGTGTGGCCAAAGAGAAGGTGCCGCGGAGTCAGGCCCCCGGTGGTGGTCGCAGGGCCTCGACTGACGGGAGCGGGTCTCACCTCAGGTCTGAGCCGCTCACACGGGCTGGGCGTGACCAGGCAGGCGAAGACCCGGGGTCCGACAGCTTCCGTCCGGAACCCGGGGGAGGATGCGCCCCTCATGCTGGCGGCGCCCGCCTTCTCGCTGTCCGCCAGGCCCGGCGGGGACGACTCTGGTTCCGTAGCCGACGAGGCAGCTCCGTCCGCAGAGCCTGCGTTTACCCCATAGAGCTTTCAAAGAAGGTCGCCCGCGGAGCAGCGTAGCTTTCCGGTGAAAGTCACGCTTTTGAGGGTCAGACACCCCGTCCGCCGTCACCGGACTGCCCATCTCCAGCCAGCTTTGTGTCCTCAGACAAGGTCCCGGCGGTCTCTGAGCCATGACTGCTTCAGCTTTGAGGGGGTGGAAGCCTGAGTATATCAACTTTCTTTCCAACTGTAACATCTTTTGAGTCTGTGATCACATTATCCTTGCTCTCACATCTAGGAACCTTAATAACCAGGGTAATTCTCCTTGTTTGGGAGAGTTATGATGCCGGGACTGGGGAATCCCCAGAgagcgccccccacccctccaaatCTGAGAACCCAGCCTGTGGGAAGGACAGCTGAGGGCTGGAAGTATTGAACCTCCAAAGCCTAGAGCAGGCTCCATTCAGGCGCTGCTCTCCAAGGTGCTGCCACCTTGGGTGCCCGTCTGGCTCTTGGACCGCACATACTTGGCAACACTTTGAAGACCAGTGGCTTGGGAGAGCGGGCAGTTTTTCGTTCCTATTTTATCCATCTGCCCATTCTCATTCTTCAGTGTGGATAACTGGCATTTTCTTGGTGTAAATTGCTATACAAAACCAGCTTCACACTCCCCTTCTTTCCAACCAGATCACCAGCCTGTCAAACTTTTGGAGCTGCCTCCCCAGAGGGGAAGCCAGTGACAGAGGGCCAGACTCTACGGGGCATCAGGCTATGGcacaggcaggggtgggggtgtggggaagaACAGGAAGACTATTTTCATCACCTCAGTCTTACTGGGCTAACCTTGTGGTTTTCACTAGAATTCACTTTGTAATGTATGTCTCTGGCTCTAGAATTTCAAGCTCTGCTTCAATTCCTATCTGAAGGTGGCTTCTCAGGGAAGTGAAGGAAGAGGTTTGAAGTTCAGAGCAGAGCTGCAGGGTTTCTCTCTGATCTGAACAATGGCTGTAGCTGTGGACGAACAAATCCACACTCCTCAAGTACAAGAAGGGCTTCGAATAGTGAAGCTGGAAAGCTGGAAGAAGATTCCCACAGGGAGCAGGAAATTTTCCTTCAAGCGAATGTCCCTGGACCAGAGACCTCCTGCCAGTGCTTTTGGCATTTCTGCTATTGAGAAGCAGCAGGACTCCGGGAGTCCCTCATCCAACTCTGGAAGCTTGGTTATCAGTGGTTGAGACCAGAGAGGTAGTCGAAAGAGCAGTTCCCAGAGTCGCTAGTCCTGGAACCATTCCtggctgtccttccccaggagatccaGATCTGAGTTAGACAGAAGCATCCAGAGAGCAGACTGGAGGCAGTGGCCCTGGTGGAAAATTTGCAAAGAGAACCTGGAAGACAGCAGCTGCAGGTGAGATACGGGAACTTAGTTCTGAGTAAAGTAGAGGAACGTGAGAGCGCCACCTTCGGTTGCCAGCAGTATATGGATGATGTGTAGACTTTTCTCTTGGTATCAATGTGGAATTTGCTCATTACAGCTTCCCTTCCATTTTCAGACtgactcttcttttctttttccttaaa contains the following coding sequences:
- the ZSCAN2 gene encoding zinc finger and SCAN domain-containing protein 2 isoform X1, whose translation is MMASEGPRVTAPRSPVVRLPREEDNQEEEVATLILEDDSWVQEAVLQEDGPEPEPFPQGAGKGSPHEDVAGGPQGALGRLRELCRRWLRPEMHTKEQMLTVLPREIQAWLQEHRPESGEEAVALVEDLTQTLRDSDFEIQSENGESSNQDIFEDVESHEMFSDVPDGEGIPQSDWESDVERDCNPQGPRRNTPRKDRGVVPAPGREAGQLIGLQGTYLGEKPYECPQCGKTFSRKSHLITHERTHTGEKSYKCDECGKSFSDGSNFSRHQTTHTGEKPYKCRDCGKSFSRSANLITHQRIHTGEKPFRCAECGKSFSRSPNLIAHQRTHTGEKPYSCPECGKSFGNRSSLNTHQGIHTGEKPYECKECGESFSYNSNLIRHQRIHTGEKPYKCPDCGQRFSQSSALITHRRTHTGEKPYQCGECGKSFSRSSNLATHRRTHLVEKPYKCGECGKSFSQSSSLIAHQGTHTGEKPYECRTCGESFSWSSNLLKHQRIHTGEKPYKCGECGKGFSQRSQLVVHQRTHTGEKPYKCLMCGKSFSRGSILVMHQRAHRGDKPYRCPECGKGFSWNSVLIIHQRIHTGEKPYKCPDCGKGFSNSSNFITHQRTHLKEKLY